TCAGAGAGCCACCAGGAATGAAAATTGGATTTGAAAACTACTGTTTGGAAAACGGCATAGATTATGAAGTTATTCAGGAATTTACTGATAGAGAGATAACAACTGGAAGTGTTTATATCATCCCAATTGACAGGGATCTGGTCCAGGTAATTGAGAAAGCTCGAGAACAAAATCTAAAATTAGGAACTGATTTTGGTATCATTTCCTATAATGAAACTCCACTAAAAAAAGTAGTATCTAATGGAATTACAACTATTTCAACCGATTTTACAACCATGGGGAAAATATTAGCCCAAATGGTTCTTACTGGAAAAAAAGAACAAATTGAAAACAAAAGTGCATTGATTATTAGAAATTCATTATAGAATAAGTACAAAGACTTTCAAAAATCAAATTATCACGAAATTTACACTTAGCCTCACACTTCCCCTAAATGTTGGAATAAAAAAAAGAAAAAGAGACTGTTTTTCCAGTGACACAGCCTCTTTTTAACCTAACTAAAACCAAATTTAAATAATTATTATTTACTTTTTTATCATAAACTCTCTAATTGATTTTTTATTATTTACGCCCAAAGCATAAGCTTCAGGCATAAATAAATTAACCAAATTTTTAAACTTTTCACTAACTGAGTATGTAAAATTCACTTAATCAAAGCTAACTACAAATTTATTAAGCCAATAACAACAAACCACTGTATTATTGAATCTATATCGCAAAGTAACGCTTATTTAAAACGTACTATAAGGGGTAAATTTGAAAAAAACAAAGGTCAAAATCGCAATTCTATATTTTTTTGTTTTTATAAAACAAATTTAGTTATATTTGCAAATGTATTTTTTACACTTATTATTTTATTCATCGTTAGCCTCTCAAATATAGTTAGTTGCCAATAGATAAAATTATCATCAAAAAAACAAAAAGCTACATATTCAATTTAAAACAAGAGAAGATTACAGTTATCTCAAGTTTAAAATTCAAAAAATATTTCTACACTTAATAAAAATGATTATTCTTTCCAAAGCAAAATCTAATCATTAGTAACTAAAAATAGAAAACATTAAATCACTATTAAAAAAACAAATACAATAGATTATGAACCAAAAAATCGACCAATTAGCCGCAGATAACATAAGAGCACTGGCTATTTCTATGGTAGAAAAAGCAAATTCAGGACACCCAGGAGGTGCAATGGGAGGTGCTGATTTTATGCATATTTTATACACTGAATATTTAAATTTTGATCCTACTCAAATGGATTGGCCTTTTAGAGATCGCTTCTTTATGGATGCTGGACATTTATCGGCCTTAATGTATGCTCAATACAATTTATTAGGAAACTACAAAAAAGAAGACCTTCAACAATTCAGACAATGGGGCTCGGTGACACCTGGTCATCCTGAGGTCGATGTTTTGAGAGGAATCGAGAACACATCTGGACCACTTGGACAAGGACACGCTATGGGAGTTGGAGCTGCTATCGCAGCAAAATTTCTAGACGCTCGTTTCAAAGGCCTTTTTGATCATAAAATATATGGTTTTATAACCGATGGTGGTGTTCAAGAAGAAATTTCACAAGGAGCTGGAAGAATCGCAGGACATTTGGGGTTGAACAATTTTATTATGTTCTATGATTCGAATGATGTACAACTTTCTTCAATGACCGATGAAGTTACATCTGAAAATACTGCCATGAAATATGAATCATGGGGATGGAACGTAATCACCATCAACGGTCATGATCATTCCGAAATTAGAAAAGCATTAGATACAGCCAACAATGAAACTGAAAGACCCACTTTAATTATTGGGAAAACTATCATGGGAAAAGGCTGTGTTACGGCTGATGGAACTATGTATGAAGGCGAATGTGAATTGCACGGTAAACCAATTGGAGACACCAAAGCAGATTACACAAAAACGCTTTTAAACCTTAAAGCAAATCCAGAAGATCCTTTTGCCATTTTTGAAGAAGTTAGTATACATTACAAAGAAGTTTTAGCTAATAAGACTCAAAAAGCAACCTCAAGAAAACAAAAAATTAGTCAATGGGAAAGTGAAAATCCAGCATTGGCACAAAAAATGCACTTGTTTTTATCTGGTGAGTTTCCAGAATTGGATTTAAGTGAAGTAGTTCAAAAACCAAATGCTGCTACTAGAGATGCATCCTCAGCAGTACTGGCTTATTTAGCTGAAAAAGTAGAAAACGTAATCGTTTCTTCTGCAGATTTATCTAATAGTGACAAAACTGATGGGTTCTTAAAAAAATCATCTGTACTGCAAAAAAATAATTTCAATGGTGCCTTTTTACAAGCAGGTGTTGCCGAATTGACAATGACTTCAATAGCCAACGGAATTGCATTACACGGTGGTGTGCTTCCTGTAGTAGCAACATTTTTCGTATTCTCAGATTATATGAAACCTGCTATTCGATTGGCTGCAATCCAAGAACTTCCAGTTAAATATGTACTAACACATGACTCTTTCAGAGTTGGGGAAGATGGACCAACACACCAACCTATCGAACAGGAAGCGCAAATGCGTTTATTAGAAAAAGTAAAAAACCATAAAGGACACAACAGCTTACTAGCCTTGCGCCCAGCCGATGCAATCGAGACTTCAGTTGCTTGGGATATTGCTTTGAAAAACACCAAAACACCAACCACATTAATTCTTTCGAGACAGAATATTAAAGATATTCCAGCTCATAATTCTTCCAGATATGAAGAAGCTACAGAAGCAAAAAAAGGTGGTTATTTAGTAAAAGAAACTTCGAATCCAGACATCACCTTAATCGCAAATGGATCAGAAGTATCTACACTTATTGATGCTGCAGTAATTTTGGAAAAAGAGCATAATTTAAAAATAAATATTGCTTCCATTATATCCGAAGGTTTATTCAAATCACAACCCAAATCGTATCAAGAAAGTATTATTCCAAAAGGAAAACCAGTTTTTGGACTTACTGCCGGTCTTCCTGTAAATCTCGAAGGATTAATTGGTGACAGTGGAAAAGTTATAGGCCTAGATCACTTTGGTTATTCAGCACCTGCAACTGTTTTGGACGAAAAATTCGGATTTACCAGCAAACAAGTAAGTGAGGAAATTAGTAAATATTTAGTTGAGAATTCTATAAACATATAAACACAAAAGACATGAAATTTTTTATCGATACAGCAAATTTAAAAGACATTAAAGAAGCTAATGACCTGGGAATATTAGATGGAGTTACCACTAACCCATCATTAATGGCGAAAGAAGGAATTACAGGAGCAGACAATATTATTGCACATTATGTGAAAATATGTGAATTAGTAGATGGTGACGTAAGCGCCGAAGTAATTTCTACAGATTTTGATGGAATGGTTGCCGAAGGAGAAAAATTGGCAGCATTACATCCACAAATTGTAGTGAAAATACCAATGATCAAAGACGGAATAAAAGCAATAAAATACTTTTCGAATAAAGGAATCAGAACCAATTGCACCTTAGTATTCTCTTCTGGTCAAGCATTGCTTGCGGCCAAAGCTGGGGCAACTTATGTTTCGCCTTTTATTGGAAGACTTGATGATATTTCTACAGATGGATTGCAACTAATTGAAGACATCAGATTAATTTATGATAACTACGGTTATAAAACACAAATACTAGCAGCTTCTGTGCGTCACGTCATGCATATTATGAATTGTGCCAAAATAGGTGCCGATGTAATAACCGGACCATTAAGCGCCATTGAAGGTTTATTAAAACACCCTCTTACTGATAGCGGATTAGCTACTTTCTTAGCTGATTACCAAAAAGGAAATAGTTGAAAACAAATTTAATACCACAAAAAAAGGAAGTTTCTATTGCAGAAACTTCCTTTTTTATTTACTTTAAAAACTAAATCTAATTTTCTGTTCTTAAAAATTTATAGCAAAATCATTCAAGAGTTTCGCATCATATTTTTCTTTATCAAAAGTATACAGATACGAACCTTTTCTTGATGAAGTCATATCTTTCTCATCTAATTTTATCAAGATATCCAAAGAATTTATTTTGCTGATGAAATTTCTTTTATCAATTTCTTTATCCAAAATCGATTCATACAACTTCAACAACTGACTCATTTTAAATTTTTCAGGCAAAAGTTCAAAACCAACAGGACGCATAGATGTTCTGTAACGCAATCTTCTAATGGCATGTGATAACATATTATCGTGGTCAAAAATCAATTTTGGAACTTCAGAAACACTAAACCATTTGGCATGGTAATTCTGAATCAATTCGGCATTATGATTTTCAATATTAATCAAAGCATAGTAAGCTACAGATATAGTTCTTTCCACCGGATCACGATCAATCTCACTATACGTATACAGTTGCTCCATATAAATATCATTAAATCCTGTATAGGTATTTAAAACCCTAATAGCAGCATCGTCTAGTACCTCTTCTTTTTTAAGGAATCCTCCCATCAATGACCATTTTCCTTTTTCTGGTTCAAAATCTCTTTTAATCAAGAGAATTTTCAATCCTCCTTCATCAAAACCGAAAATGATACAATCTACCGCTAGTAGAACTTTGTCCTCAGTACTATAACTATTTAGCATCTCTATATTTATATTTTGTCGTAAATATAAGAACTTCCTCAAAACTACCAAATTAATTTAGTGTAGCTTTTACACTAATAACACTAAAATGAGTAATAAACCATTTCAAACACCTGATTATCTATTTTTTAATACCATTTTACCGTCACTTTTACATTCATAACAAACTTTATTGGACCCTAGTAATTTGAATAAAAAACACTTTTTAATATACTTTTTCAATACAAACAACATAATTAAGTGTTAAAACTACATTTAAACTTGTTGTTTTTGGTCTTTTAAGGCAAAAAAAGGTTGAGAATTTATCAAATTTTACAAGTAAAATATTACTTTTTATAACGAATATTTAAAAACAGCAAAAAAAATTAAAAATTATTTTCAAAACAAACAAAACAATCAACTTATTGATTATTAACAACTTACATATAACGAAAACGTTCTTTGAAATTAAAAATTACATATATTCTTTCATTTTTCAACATATTTTATGATATCCATTTTTTTTAAAGACTTTTTTTATCAGATTAATTTGTTTTTATGCTTTTTTTTTATTTAAATTTACAAATGTAAAAACTACACTTATAATTAACCAAAATGCAATCAGTATGACAACAAACCACAGATTATTTTTTTATTGCAATTTTTTATTGCCTAAAAAAGAATGGCTAATAGCATTATTACTTATGCTCATTAGTGCTTATACTGTATCGGCTCAACAGAGCAATACAGTATCAGGAAAAATTACATCAGAAAAAGACGGCTTACCACTACCAGGAGTTAATATTTTGGTAAAAGGATCAACTTCAGGATCTTCAACAGATTTTGACGGAAACTATTCTATCAATGCCAAACCTACAGATGTACTTGTATTATCTTATGTAGGATATGACAATCAAGAAATTACTATTTCTAATCGTACAAAAATTAATTTCGCAATGAAAGACAGTTCTAATAAGCTGAATGAAATTGTAGTAATTGGATATGGATCACAAAAGAAAGCTGATATTACTGGAGCAGTTGGTATAGTAAACATGGAAAGTGCTAAAAAAGTGATCGCCTATGACGCTGCCAAAGTTCTACAAGGTCAAGTAGCTGGTGTAACAGTGCAATCTTCAGGAGAACCGGGAGGATTCGTAAATATTAAAATTAGAGGAATTGGA
The Flavobacterium sp. 5 DNA segment above includes these coding regions:
- the fsa gene encoding fructose-6-phosphate aldolase encodes the protein MKFFIDTANLKDIKEANDLGILDGVTTNPSLMAKEGITGADNIIAHYVKICELVDGDVSAEVISTDFDGMVAEGEKLAALHPQIVVKIPMIKDGIKAIKYFSNKGIRTNCTLVFSSGQALLAAKAGATYVSPFIGRLDDISTDGLQLIEDIRLIYDNYGYKTQILAASVRHVMHIMNCAKIGADVITGPLSAIEGLLKHPLTDSGLATFLADYQKGNS
- a CDS encoding NUDIX domain-containing protein translates to MLNSYSTEDKVLLAVDCIIFGFDEGGLKILLIKRDFEPEKGKWSLMGGFLKKEEVLDDAAIRVLNTYTGFNDIYMEQLYTYSEIDRDPVERTISVAYYALINIENHNAELIQNYHAKWFSVSEVPKLIFDHDNMLSHAIRRLRYRTSMRPVGFELLPEKFKMSQLLKLYESILDKEIDKRNFISKINSLDILIKLDEKDMTSSRKGSYLYTFDKEKYDAKLLNDFAINF
- a CDS encoding transketolase, translated to MNQKIDQLAADNIRALAISMVEKANSGHPGGAMGGADFMHILYTEYLNFDPTQMDWPFRDRFFMDAGHLSALMYAQYNLLGNYKKEDLQQFRQWGSVTPGHPEVDVLRGIENTSGPLGQGHAMGVGAAIAAKFLDARFKGLFDHKIYGFITDGGVQEEISQGAGRIAGHLGLNNFIMFYDSNDVQLSSMTDEVTSENTAMKYESWGWNVITINGHDHSEIRKALDTANNETERPTLIIGKTIMGKGCVTADGTMYEGECELHGKPIGDTKADYTKTLLNLKANPEDPFAIFEEVSIHYKEVLANKTQKATSRKQKISQWESENPALAQKMHLFLSGEFPELDLSEVVQKPNAATRDASSAVLAYLAEKVENVIVSSADLSNSDKTDGFLKKSSVLQKNNFNGAFLQAGVAELTMTSIANGIALHGGVLPVVATFFVFSDYMKPAIRLAAIQELPVKYVLTHDSFRVGEDGPTHQPIEQEAQMRLLEKVKNHKGHNSLLALRPADAIETSVAWDIALKNTKTPTTLILSRQNIKDIPAHNSSRYEEATEAKKGGYLVKETSNPDITLIANGSEVSTLIDAAVILEKEHNLKINIASIISEGLFKSQPKSYQESIIPKGKPVFGLTAGLPVNLEGLIGDSGKVIGLDHFGYSAPATVLDEKFGFTSKQVSEEISKYLVENSINI